In Dysgonomonadaceae bacterium zrk40, one genomic interval encodes:
- a CDS encoding thiamine diphosphokinase codes for MNVSRSTSALIIANGRYPEHAMPLSLIREASFIVCTDGAANDFIARGGVPDAIVGDCDSISQENRERFAAIIHPSADQETNDLTKSVQYCVAEGRKEIVIVGGTGRREDHTLGNISLLAEYCQLAQVVMVTNWGLFTPIAGSTTFQSFRGEQVSIFAIDTVPLTTSGLKYPLQQRVLTNWWQGSLNESTGDNFRIETEGRMIVFQAY; via the coding sequence ATGAACGTTTCACGATCGACTTCCGCCCTGATCATCGCCAACGGTCGCTACCCGGAACATGCCATGCCGCTCTCCCTGATCCGGGAGGCTTCCTTTATCGTTTGCACTGATGGTGCAGCCAACGACTTTATCGCACGAGGGGGCGTTCCCGATGCGATTGTGGGCGACTGCGACTCCATCTCACAGGAGAACAGGGAGCGCTTCGCCGCAATCATCCATCCCAGTGCCGATCAGGAGACCAACGACCTTACCAAGTCGGTGCAATACTGCGTTGCAGAGGGTCGCAAGGAGATTGTCATTGTGGGAGGCACCGGTAGACGGGAAGACCACACCTTGGGCAACATCTCCCTGCTTGCGGAGTACTGCCAATTGGCACAGGTTGTGATGGTCACCAACTGGGGTCTCTTCACTCCCATAGCGGGCAGCACCACCTTTCAAAGTTTCAGGGGAGAACAGGTATCGATATTCGCCATCGATACTGTGCCTCTGACTACCAGCGGATTGAAGTATCCACTTCAACAGAGGGTGCTTACCAACTGGTGGCAGGGCTCACTCAACGAGTCAACCGGCGACAATTTCAGGATTGAAACTGAAGGAAGAATGATCGTTTTTCAGGCTTATTAA